The Aureispira anguillae genome contains a region encoding:
- a CDS encoding RNA polymerase sigma factor: protein MTLKEFTYQLVGLKDKLFRFSARIVGNDELAEDVVQDVVIKMWNKREERDQYENLESYCMRLTKNLSIDKTRAKNYQNIGLDKAPEPIQEALNPYQQTAHKDTISHIHQLMQNLSHKQRMVMQLRDIEGMEYQEIAQILEIPLNQVKVNLFRARKSIRKQLLNIESYGL, encoded by the coding sequence ATGACACTAAAAGAATTTACATATCAACTGGTAGGTCTAAAAGACAAACTCTTTCGATTTTCGGCTCGAATTGTTGGCAACGACGAATTGGCAGAAGATGTGGTTCAAGATGTGGTAATCAAAATGTGGAATAAAAGGGAAGAGCGGGATCAATATGAAAATTTAGAATCTTATTGTATGCGTTTGACCAAAAATTTATCCATTGATAAAACACGGGCTAAGAATTATCAAAATATTGGATTAGACAAGGCACCTGAGCCAATTCAAGAGGCTTTAAATCCTTATCAACAGACCGCACACAAAGATACCATTTCTCATATCCATCAATTGATGCAAAACTTGTCCCATAAACAACGAATGGTCATGCAACTAAGAGATATTGAAGGAATGGAATACCAAGAAATCGCTCAAATATTAGAGATACCACTTAATCAAGTTAAGGTAAATCTATTTAGAGCTAGAAAAAGTATTAGAAAGCAGCTATTAAATATTGAATCTTATGGATTATAA
- a CDS encoding lysylphosphatidylglycerol synthase transmembrane domain-containing protein, giving the protein MSETESVENKTTISKEQEEQQAGVLNSISPFKIFLAAMVGLSVVVYMFYKDFNAEEFSKIQFSNHVFFWIGMAGFFMCFRHFCYMVRLRIITNGFFSWKKCFELVMMWEFSSAVTPTSVGGAAVAMFAIAQEKLAAGKTAMIVLYTVIVDTFSFLSALLIFFLIFGPIMIQPESDTVAHLLSDSQWGGAFVFAYLLMLFYGGAFFYGVLVDAKKLENILLWFCKIPFLKRFREKAIKVTDDMDLASEELKTQKWSFHIGTYLSTMSAWASRFMVLNCLIVAFVAYSPNPEIQAHYNDFMHGELQFNAFWQQIFIYARQQAMYVIMAVMPSPGGAGVAEYAFKTFHFDYIPTEATNIAAAGTLMVIMATLWRSFTYYVYLFVGAIVVPNWVSKIIKRNQEEALLEKQGHLNEDK; this is encoded by the coding sequence ATGAGTGAAACGGAATCAGTAGAGAATAAAACAACAATAAGCAAAGAACAAGAAGAACAGCAAGCAGGGGTTTTAAATTCGATTAGCCCATTTAAGATCTTTTTGGCCGCAATGGTAGGTTTGAGTGTCGTGGTGTATATGTTTTATAAAGATTTTAATGCTGAAGAATTTAGTAAAATTCAATTTAGCAACCACGTTTTCTTTTGGATAGGAATGGCGGGATTCTTTATGTGCTTCCGACATTTTTGTTATATGGTTCGACTCAGAATTATAACCAATGGTTTTTTTAGCTGGAAAAAATGCTTTGAGCTAGTTATGATGTGGGAATTTAGTTCTGCCGTAACCCCAACTAGTGTGGGGGGCGCTGCTGTGGCAATGTTTGCTATTGCACAAGAAAAATTAGCGGCAGGAAAAACAGCTATGATTGTTTTGTACACAGTTATTGTTGATACCTTTTCTTTTTTATCAGCGCTATTGATTTTCTTTTTGATTTTTGGACCAATCATGATTCAACCCGAATCGGATACCGTTGCTCATTTGTTGAGCGATAGCCAATGGGGTGGAGCCTTTGTATTTGCTTATTTGTTGATGTTATTTTATGGAGGGGCTTTTTTCTATGGTGTTTTAGTTGATGCCAAAAAATTAGAAAATATCTTATTGTGGTTTTGTAAAATTCCATTTTTGAAACGTTTTAGAGAAAAAGCAATCAAGGTAACCGATGATATGGATTTGGCTTCGGAAGAGTTAAAGACACAAAAATGGAGTTTTCATATAGGGACTTATTTGAGTACAATGTCTGCTTGGGCTTCACGTTTTATGGTGTTAAATTGTTTGATTGTTGCCTTTGTTGCCTACTCGCCCAATCCAGAAATTCAAGCACATTACAATGATTTTATGCATGGAGAATTGCAATTTAATGCATTTTGGCAGCAAATATTTATTTATGCTCGTCAGCAGGCCATGTATGTAATTATGGCAGTAATGCCAAGTCCTGGTGGAGCAGGAGTAGCAGAGTATGCTTTTAAAACATTCCATTTTGATTATATCCCAACAGAAGCAACTAATATTGCAGCGGCAGGAACCCTAATGGTGATTATGGCAACGCTTTGGCGTTCTTTTACTTACTATGTTTATCTTTTTGTTGGGGCTATAGTAGTACCTAATTGGGTGAGTAAAATTATCAAAAGAAATCAGGAAGAAGCTCTGTTAGAAAAACAAGGGCACTTAAATGAAGATAAGTAA
- a CDS encoding DNA polymerase/3'-5' exonuclease PolX: MTNKEYANAFQTLAKLMELHEENSYRIKSYSNAYRIIRGVSDPVHEMTLTEVKQIKGIGDAIGLKIMELQQDGKMKMLEEYKASTPPGIVQLLSIKGLGIKKIKTLWQELEIQSPGELLYACHENRLITLKGFGSKTQATLKKQLEYFFQSIDKFHFAKLEEEAENLVLDIQETLGTELVALTGKIRRLEPILEAIAIIVGQQDIQAIFDEQLLTLVQKKEAAPIYHCKTIEQGFPVIICTSDPDFFGYNLLRTTGTEQFNKDLFETVFSPAIDWRHNNPEQLKGLQEAEIFAAAGLAFIEPEIRDISKIIFKAQSNKVPQLIQEQDIKGILHAHSTWSDGANTLEQMASYVRDQGYEYLGITDHSKSAFYANGLSVERVLEQMEEIDALNQKLAPFHIFKGIESDILYDGSLDYTPEILAKFDFVIASIHSTLRMDKEKATQRLITAIKNPYTTILGHPTGRILLSRQGYPIDHQAVIDACAEHNVVIEINANPLRLDLDHTWIPYALEKGVKIAVNPDAHNLDGVHDVHFGVLAARKGLLNKEMCVNCLSTDAFAALIKN; this comes from the coding sequence ATGACCAATAAAGAATATGCTAATGCCTTCCAAACGTTGGCTAAATTAATGGAATTGCACGAAGAGAATAGTTATCGTATTAAATCCTATAGCAATGCCTACAGAATTATCCGTGGTGTTAGTGATCCTGTACACGAAATGACACTGACAGAGGTTAAGCAAATCAAAGGAATTGGCGATGCAATTGGTCTAAAAATCATGGAATTGCAACAGGATGGAAAAATGAAAATGCTGGAAGAATATAAAGCGTCTACCCCTCCTGGCATTGTTCAATTACTTTCTATCAAAGGGCTCGGAATAAAAAAAATAAAAACACTTTGGCAGGAACTCGAAATACAGTCTCCTGGTGAGTTATTGTATGCTTGCCATGAAAATCGATTGATTACACTAAAAGGTTTTGGCTCCAAAACGCAGGCTACTCTCAAAAAACAATTGGAGTATTTCTTTCAATCTATTGATAAGTTTCATTTTGCAAAACTCGAAGAAGAGGCTGAAAATTTGGTCTTGGATATTCAAGAGACTTTGGGTACAGAATTGGTGGCTTTAACAGGAAAAATTCGCCGATTAGAACCCATTCTAGAAGCCATTGCGATTATTGTAGGGCAACAAGACATTCAAGCCATTTTTGACGAGCAATTGCTTACTTTAGTTCAGAAAAAAGAAGCAGCCCCTATTTATCATTGTAAAACCATTGAACAGGGGTTTCCAGTTATTATTTGTACCTCTGACCCTGATTTTTTTGGGTATAATTTATTGCGAACAACAGGAACGGAGCAATTTAACAAGGATCTTTTTGAGACCGTGTTCTCTCCCGCTATTGATTGGAGGCACAACAACCCCGAACAGCTAAAAGGCTTGCAAGAAGCTGAAATTTTTGCAGCAGCAGGGCTAGCTTTTATTGAACCTGAGATTAGAGACATTTCTAAAATTATTTTTAAGGCGCAAAGTAATAAAGTCCCTCAATTAATTCAAGAGCAAGACATCAAAGGGATCTTACATGCTCACAGTACTTGGAGTGATGGAGCCAATACCTTAGAACAAATGGCCAGCTATGTACGAGATCAAGGTTATGAATACCTAGGCATTACCGACCATTCCAAGTCTGCTTTTTATGCCAATGGTTTATCTGTAGAACGGGTGTTGGAGCAAATGGAGGAAATTGATGCACTCAATCAAAAACTAGCTCCTTTCCATATTTTTAAAGGCATTGAATCAGATATTTTGTACGATGGATCGCTGGATTATACTCCCGAAATTTTGGCAAAATTTGACTTCGTTATTGCCTCTATCCATTCTACGCTACGAATGGATAAGGAAAAAGCAACCCAACGTCTAATTACAGCCATCAAAAATCCCTATACCACTATTTTGGGGCATCCCACAGGAAGAATTTTATTGTCTAGACAGGGATACCCTATCGACCATCAAGCTGTTATTGATGCGTGTGCCGAACATAATGTCGTGATTGAAATCAATGCCAACCCTCTCCGTTTGGACTTAGATCATACTTGGATTCCCTATGCTTTAGAAAAAGGCGTAAAAATTGCAGTAAATCCAGATGCACACAATTTGGATGGCGTTCACGATGTACATTTTGGTGTTTTAGCAGCTCGAAAAGGCTTATTAAACAAAGAGATGTGCGTCAATTGCTTATCTACGGATGCTTTTGCAGCATTAATAAAGAACTAG
- a CDS encoding ABC transporter permease, producing MNLLKLSWKYLAAKPFATLLSTILVALGVSLTSILFLLNKQFQDRLYKNIDEIDLVVSAKGSPLQMILSSVYHIDAPTGNIPLKESYVVTKNPYVEKAIPLALGDSYDGFRIVGTDHQYIEHFGAEIETGRLIEQDLEVVIGARAAKKLGLKLGATFYGSHGLVKDGGHVHETYAYEVVGILKETNLVLDQLILTNVSTVWRMHEDHDHGAEGHNHDSDAHDHGDHDHTAHDHGEDKHAAHDHGDHDHAAHDHGEDKHAAHDHGDHDHAAHDHGEHKHDAHDHGDHDHAAHDHGEHDHAAHDHGEHKHDGHDHAGHNHDGHDHAGHVHKKTKALPPISKEGKEVTAYLVQYKKDSDGNTSMRATVEAPMLIDDNSEDFGYAKPAIELQRLLEMTGVGMDFLSALAFIIILISAFSMFISLYSSLKERRYEMALMRVMGASPAKLFIMIIMEGILVAIAGLLLGMIISHLGMEIMASHLEETYKYTFSGWIFLKEEFFLTLGALLIGFFAAIIPAIQAYRVDISETLSNA from the coding sequence ATGAATTTATTAAAACTCAGTTGGAAATATTTGGCTGCCAAACCTTTTGCTACTTTATTGAGCACCATATTGGTAGCATTAGGTGTTAGTTTGACGTCTATTTTATTTTTGTTGAACAAACAGTTTCAAGATCGATTGTACAAAAATATTGACGAAATTGATTTGGTGGTTAGTGCCAAAGGGAGTCCATTGCAAATGATTCTTTCTTCAGTTTATCACATTGATGCCCCAACAGGCAATATTCCTTTAAAGGAGTCTTATGTAGTTACCAAAAATCCTTACGTAGAAAAGGCAATTCCTTTGGCTTTGGGTGATAGTTATGATGGTTTTCGAATTGTCGGAACGGATCATCAATATATTGAGCATTTTGGAGCAGAAATTGAAACGGGTCGCCTGATTGAGCAAGATTTAGAGGTCGTGATAGGGGCTCGTGCAGCCAAAAAATTAGGCTTAAAATTAGGAGCTACTTTTTATGGATCTCATGGTTTAGTGAAGGATGGGGGACATGTACATGAAACCTATGCTTATGAAGTGGTTGGAATTCTAAAAGAAACAAATTTAGTTTTGGATCAATTGATTCTTACCAATGTCTCAACGGTTTGGCGTATGCATGAAGATCACGATCATGGAGCAGAAGGGCATAACCATGATTCTGATGCACACGACCATGGAGATCACGATCACACTGCGCACGATCATGGAGAAGATAAGCACGCTGCACACGACCATGGAGATCACGACCACGCTGCGCACGATCATGGAGAAGATAAGCACGCTGCGCACGACCATGGAGATCACGACCACGCTGCACACGATCATGGAGAACATAAGCATGATGCACACGACCACGGAGATCACGATCACGCTGCGCACGATCATGGAGAACACGACCACGCTGCGCACGATCATGGAGAACATAAGCATGATGGGCACGATCATGCAGGGCACAATCACGATGGGCACGACCATGCAGGACATGTGCATAAAAAAACTAAGGCGTTGCCCCCAATTTCTAAAGAAGGAAAAGAAGTTACAGCCTATTTGGTGCAGTATAAAAAAGACAGTGATGGCAATACATCAATGCGAGCAACGGTTGAGGCTCCGATGTTAATTGATGATAATAGCGAAGATTTTGGTTATGCAAAACCAGCTATTGAATTGCAACGTTTGTTGGAAATGACGGGCGTTGGAATGGATTTTTTGAGTGCTTTAGCCTTTATTATTATCCTTATATCTGCTTTTAGTATGTTTATTTCTTTGTACAGTTCGCTTAAAGAACGTCGGTATGAAATGGCATTGATGCGAGTAATGGGAGCTTCGCCAGCCAAGTTGTTTATCATGATTATAATGGAAGGCATTTTAGTAGCAATAGCTGGTCTTTTGTTAGGGATGATTATTAGTCATTTGGGAATGGAAATTATGGCTTCTCATCTGGAAGAGACTTATAAGTATACTTTTTCGGGGTGGATTTTCTTAAAGGAAGAATTCTTTTTAACCTTAGGTGCTTTATTGATTGGTTTCTTTGCGGCTATAATTCCTGCTATTCAAGCTTATCGAGTAGATATTTCAGAAACACTTTCTAATGCTTAA
- the recF gene encoding DNA replication/repair protein RecF (All proteins in this family for which functions are known are DNA-binding proteins that assist the filamentation of RecA onto DNA for the initiation of recombination or recombinational repair.) has product MYLQGLKLTNFKNYECQTIDLSAKLNCFVGENGVGKTNLLDAIHYLCMCKSHFSLPDKQVIRHQEDFFRLEGVFQRNQKKESIVCKYAPKIRKVIERNKLAYKRFADHIGLLPMIMITPDDTLLITEGSENRRQFIDVLLVQLDAIYLEHLMTYNKILQQRNAFLKSFKHPLEVNYELLEIYSQQLLKPAQYIHEKRQQIIGQLKPIFQTYYKAISGDKEQVDLKYQSQLLECSFADLLQESQEKDTWLQRTTKGIHKDDLKLLINGYPVKKFASQGQLKSYLLALKLAQYELLRQESEVAPLVLLDDIFDKLDKKRVQQLLELLLERDFGQIFITDTHENRIVEIVSGLGTDYKQFQVNNGVATEMQKVD; this is encoded by the coding sequence ATGTATCTTCAAGGGCTTAAATTGACCAATTTTAAAAATTATGAATGTCAAACCATTGACTTATCTGCCAAACTAAATTGTTTTGTGGGGGAAAATGGAGTTGGCAAAACTAATTTGTTGGATGCCATTCATTATTTATGCATGTGCAAGAGTCATTTTAGCCTTCCTGATAAGCAAGTTATTCGGCACCAAGAAGATTTTTTTAGATTGGAAGGTGTTTTTCAACGCAATCAAAAAAAGGAATCGATTGTTTGTAAATATGCTCCTAAAATACGGAAGGTAATAGAGCGAAATAAGTTGGCGTATAAACGATTTGCAGATCATATTGGTTTGTTACCGATGATTATGATTACTCCTGATGATACGTTACTAATTACAGAGGGAAGTGAGAATCGCCGTCAATTTATAGATGTTTTGTTGGTACAGTTGGATGCTATCTATTTAGAGCATTTAATGACCTATAATAAAATTTTGCAACAGCGGAATGCGTTTCTAAAAAGTTTTAAACATCCATTAGAAGTTAATTATGAATTGTTAGAGATTTACAGTCAACAACTGCTCAAACCTGCTCAATATATTCATGAAAAACGCCAACAAATTATCGGTCAGCTCAAACCCATTTTCCAAACTTATTATAAAGCAATTTCTGGAGACAAAGAACAGGTAGATCTTAAATACCAGTCGCAATTATTGGAATGTTCCTTTGCCGATTTATTGCAGGAAAGTCAAGAAAAGGATACTTGGTTGCAGCGAACAACCAAGGGGATTCACAAGGATGATTTAAAATTATTAATTAATGGTTATCCTGTCAAGAAATTTGCCTCACAAGGGCAACTAAAATCTTACTTGTTGGCGTTAAAATTGGCTCAATACGAGTTGCTGCGCCAAGAATCAGAAGTTGCTCCATTGGTTTTGTTGGACGATATTTTTGATAAATTGGACAAAAAAAGAGTGCAACAGCTATTGGAACTCTTATTGGAACGAGATTTTGGACAAATTTTTATTACAGATACCCACGAAAATAGGATTGTAGAGATTGTATCAGGTTTAGGGACAGATTATAAACAATTTCAAGTCAATAATGGCGTTGCTACTGAAATGCAGAAAGTAGATTGA
- a CDS encoding leucine-rich repeat domain-containing protein, with amino-acid sequence MTDKEKLYQLIQTAKPENITLAIQLAEANKLHLHEYQDIQEWFAEIKKQRFHAALLKEHLDDIAQKTHAYLNQLNLQNLPTTLGRLFNLERLYLNNNQLKTLPESLKNLNALTELNIGNNNISIFPSCILDLQNLEDLTISYNYLSFIPKSIGNLNKLRRLRLNYNQLESFPESARQLTNLHTLHLHHNRLKRMPRSLSYLPHLSSLDLSGNQLKQVPDYIDSFKQILQLSFSNNPIQTISPFIGKLTALEKLHLDQTAIQILPDSIGDLSQLKELYLFGNQLKSLPQSIGNLSQLKLLKLTANVGIQIPDTIGRLKNLKKLWLWDCELPEKEILRIKNLLPHCQVKH; translated from the coding sequence ATGACGGATAAAGAAAAATTATACCAACTCATACAGACGGCAAAACCTGAAAACATCACCTTGGCTATTCAATTGGCTGAGGCAAATAAGCTGCACTTGCACGAGTACCAAGACATTCAAGAATGGTTTGCAGAAATAAAAAAACAGCGTTTTCACGCCGCACTATTAAAGGAACACTTGGATGACATCGCCCAAAAAACACACGCCTATCTCAATCAATTGAACTTGCAAAATTTGCCAACAACCTTAGGGCGATTGTTTAATTTAGAACGGCTCTACCTAAATAATAACCAACTAAAAACACTTCCTGAATCACTAAAAAACTTAAACGCTTTAACGGAACTCAATATTGGAAACAATAACATTAGCATCTTTCCTTCTTGTATTTTGGATCTACAGAACCTAGAAGATTTAACGATTTCATACAATTACTTAAGTTTTATTCCAAAATCAATTGGCAATTTAAATAAACTTCGGCGACTTCGCTTAAACTATAATCAATTAGAATCATTTCCTGAATCTGCCCGACAATTGACCAATCTCCATACTCTGCATTTGCACCACAATCGGCTAAAAAGAATGCCTCGTTCTCTAAGTTATTTGCCGCATCTAAGCAGCTTAGATCTTTCTGGAAATCAATTAAAACAGGTACCAGACTATATCGACAGCTTTAAGCAAATTCTTCAATTATCATTCAGCAATAATCCCATTCAGACCATTTCTCCCTTTATAGGAAAGTTAACAGCATTAGAAAAACTTCATCTTGACCAAACAGCAATTCAGATATTGCCAGATAGCATTGGCGATTTAAGTCAACTCAAAGAGTTGTACCTTTTTGGCAATCAACTCAAATCGCTCCCTCAAAGCATTGGTAATTTAAGCCAACTCAAGTTATTAAAACTCACCGCCAATGTAGGCATCCAAATTCCTGATACAATTGGACGTTTAAAAAACCTAAAAAAACTTTGGTTGTGGGATTGTGAATTGCCAGAAAAGGAAATTCTGCGCATCAAAAACTTATTGCCCCATTGTCAAGTAAAACATTAA
- a CDS encoding leucine-rich repeat domain-containing protein — translation MINSNPSIQQLIRSGILTNTSKALQLALSSHKEIDWEPYISLATWLQKQKIIPQPSPVLADCLVQLFSFSTLDLSNKALQQVHTSLGLLEHLTHLNISGNQLKKLPISIGMLPKIERLELQNNQLLALPESIGLLPTLVTLNLANNQLHVLPDSLALLLNLQNFSLANNQLEAIPTDIGWLSKLNFLDLHGNQITIIPTFIKELQQLEVLNLSANPLIPEELLKAKKLLPNTQIIF, via the coding sequence ATGATAAATTCTAATCCATCTATCCAACAACTTATTCGAAGCGGTATTTTGACCAATACCAGTAAAGCCTTACAATTGGCATTATCCTCTCATAAAGAGATCGATTGGGAACCCTACATAAGTTTGGCTACGTGGTTACAAAAACAAAAAATCATTCCACAACCAAGCCCTGTTTTAGCCGATTGCTTGGTTCAATTATTTTCTTTTAGCACCTTAGATTTATCCAACAAAGCACTCCAACAAGTACACACTTCTTTAGGTTTATTAGAACATTTAACCCATCTAAACATCAGTGGCAACCAACTTAAGAAGTTACCCATATCAATTGGCATGTTACCCAAAATTGAACGACTAGAACTTCAAAACAATCAACTTTTAGCCTTGCCTGAATCGATTGGTCTTTTGCCTACTTTGGTAACATTAAATCTGGCCAACAACCAGCTTCATGTCTTGCCTGATTCTCTAGCATTGTTATTAAACCTGCAAAATTTTTCTCTAGCCAATAATCAACTAGAGGCAATCCCCACTGATATTGGTTGGTTATCCAAGCTGAATTTTTTAGACTTACACGGCAATCAAATCACAATAATTCCTACCTTTATAAAAGAGCTACAACAACTGGAAGTACTCAACCTAAGTGCTAACCCGCTTATTCCTGAAGAATTGTTAAAAGCAAAAAAATTATTACCCAATACTCAAATCATTTTTTAA
- a CDS encoding DUF4252 domain-containing protein yields MKPTIIVLLLGLSLSTMAQSAKLNTFYAKYKHSPNTLSIALPGWLVKLGINLSEDRKEINEYRPLLRGLHNMKVLVMEEKNYASPKEVNALIKDAQKHHFVNLLTVKEGGTRVNVMVREKKTPKEELIKNVLFLVAEEDELVLVTFNGRWRKSLVQKMLEKNEINLVERLDFVAANDESTANAANSADRIGGLVED; encoded by the coding sequence ATGAAACCGACTATTATCGTATTATTACTTGGTCTAAGCCTATCAACTATGGCACAAAGTGCTAAACTGAATACGTTTTATGCCAAATATAAACATAGCCCCAATACCTTATCAATTGCGCTCCCTGGTTGGTTGGTAAAATTAGGTATTAATCTTTCTGAAGATAGAAAAGAAATTAACGAGTATCGTCCTTTGCTGAGAGGCTTGCACAATATGAAAGTGCTTGTAATGGAAGAGAAGAACTATGCTTCACCCAAGGAAGTAAACGCACTGATTAAGGATGCCCAAAAGCATCATTTTGTCAACTTATTGACAGTCAAAGAAGGGGGAACAAGGGTGAATGTTATGGTGCGAGAAAAAAAGACTCCTAAAGAAGAATTAATCAAAAATGTCCTGTTCTTAGTCGCTGAAGAAGACGAGTTAGTTTTAGTAACGTTTAACGGTCGCTGGAGAAAATCTTTAGTTCAAAAAATGCTTGAAAAGAATGAAATTAATCTTGTTGAACGCCTAGATTTTGTTGCTGCCAATGATGAATCAACAGCCAATGCTGCAAATTCTGCAGATAGGATAGGGGGCTTGGTAGAAGATTAG
- a CDS encoding DUF4252 domain-containing protein produces MKTIFGIFIAVFCLVGSIQAQSNFIEKHMKEYQQNDDFTSINVSLSNLISKEMLNDIRKELGDLDSKFSELIKNLSQMTLLTTEKQTQKHYEKAMALIKKGNYKPLMRVKEGKNSGMSIMVKESTKGVEEVLMLAGGEDDFVLISFSDRS; encoded by the coding sequence ATGAAAACTATTTTTGGAATTTTTATAGCAGTATTTTGCTTGGTAGGATCAATTCAAGCGCAAAGTAACTTTATTGAAAAACACATGAAGGAGTATCAGCAAAACGATGACTTTACTTCTATCAATGTTTCACTCAGCAACTTAATCTCAAAAGAGATGTTGAATGATATTCGCAAAGAATTGGGCGATTTGGACAGCAAGTTTTCTGAATTGATCAAAAATTTGAGCCAAATGACCTTACTAACTACTGAAAAACAAACTCAAAAACATTATGAAAAGGCCATGGCATTGATTAAAAAAGGAAATTATAAACCATTAATGAGGGTAAAAGAAGGCAAAAATTCTGGCATGAGTATTATGGTCAAGGAAAGTACTAAAGGGGTGGAAGAAGTCTTGATGTTGGCAGGAGGAGAGGATGATTTTGTATTGATTTCTTTCTCTGATAGATCATAA
- a CDS encoding DUF4252 domain-containing protein, with protein MKNIITTIVLATLIIQGAWAQNNAIDKYFKKYEDSDAFTSVYVSEYMFSLFADIDMENPEDKEVMEILNGLKGLQVLTTDKSPQKYYEEAIQLINQKEYKVLMKVKDEGTNVRFLIKKEKNSVKELLLLVGGDEFVLLSIVGNINLNKISKLAKHMDIQGLEHLDKVEEAEAH; from the coding sequence ATGAAAAATATAATAACAACAATTGTATTAGCCACTCTGATAATACAGGGAGCATGGGCTCAAAACAATGCCATTGATAAGTATTTTAAAAAATACGAAGATAGCGATGCTTTTACCTCAGTATATGTAAGCGAATATATGTTTAGTCTTTTTGCCGATATTGATATGGAAAATCCAGAAGACAAGGAGGTTATGGAAATTCTGAATGGTCTGAAGGGCTTGCAAGTTTTGACAACGGATAAGAGTCCTCAAAAATATTATGAAGAGGCGATTCAACTCATTAACCAAAAAGAGTATAAGGTGTTGATGAAGGTCAAAGACGAAGGGACTAATGTTCGGTTTTTAATCAAAAAAGAAAAGAATAGCGTAAAAGAACTTTTGCTATTAGTGGGGGGGGATGAGTTTGTTTTATTGAGTATTGTTGGAAATATTAACTTGAATAAGATTTCTAAATTAGCCAAACACATGGACATACAAGGGCTAGAACATTTAGATAAAGTAGAGGAGGCAGAGGCGCATTAA
- a CDS encoding peroxiredoxin-like family protein, translated as MKYLGILFLFLTQLGYAQHGIGLEPLEIGSLAPSFEAKNQAGEPIKSADLLEKGAIVLVFYRGTWCPYCQKHVSELQEGLEQLIDKGANVVVVTPERPEYIKKMVKKTAATFSILHDEDYAIMEDYHTKYTIQKTDEMSFKDYVVSHTKTHNQDDEAILPVPATYIIGKDGRIKFVHFETDYKQRSTVEMILENL; from the coding sequence ATGAAATATTTAGGAATTCTTTTTTTATTCTTGACTCAATTGGGGTATGCACAACATGGTATTGGATTAGAACCTCTAGAAATTGGTAGTTTGGCGCCTAGCTTTGAAGCTAAAAATCAAGCAGGAGAACCGATTAAATCAGCCGATCTATTAGAAAAAGGAGCTATTGTATTGGTGTTTTATAGAGGAACTTGGTGTCCTTATTGTCAAAAACATGTTAGCGAATTACAAGAAGGTTTAGAACAATTGATTGACAAGGGGGCAAATGTTGTTGTTGTAACGCCTGAACGTCCAGAGTACATTAAAAAGATGGTTAAAAAAACAGCGGCAACATTCTCTATTTTGCACGATGAGGATTATGCCATTATGGAAGATTACCATACTAAATACACCATCCAAAAAACGGATGAAATGTCATTTAAGGATTATGTGGTATCACACACCAAAACCCATAATCAAGACGATGAAGCTATATTGCCTGTCCCTGCCACTTATATTATAGGGAAGGATGGACGAATTAAATTTGTACACTTTGAAACAGATTACAAGCAACGCTCTACAGTAGAGATGATTTTAGAAAATCTTTAA